The Halanaerobium praevalens DSM 2228 genome contains a region encoding:
- the dnaG gene encoding DNA primase, whose translation MDKLARYSDEFINELKENVDIVDLISDYLELKKTGNRYKGLCPFHSEKTPSFFVNPDNNFYHCFGCGAGGDSINFLMEIENLTFVETIKMLAERSGMELPNLNDQQRKHYKKRERVFSANKLTAQFYNYLLTETNMGKKAFNYLKKRGFSKKEIEDFQLGYAADEWQLLINFLQKKGFSLDLLEKAGLISKSKNNSYYDKFRNRVIFPIFNNRGEVIAFGGRILKSEKSYGPKYLNSPETPIFSKKKNLYGLHLAKETIREKNSCIIMEGYTDVIQAHKNGFKNSIASLGTAFTKEQAELIKRYAENAYIAYDADTAGNKATLRGLDILSQTGINVQVIQLEKGSDPDQLLKNEGASTFNNYIENAVNLIDFKIEMIIQNKDISDPGIRKKVLRSIVELLTEVEADLEREIYLERAAAKTNFKAEVLAKEVAKELEKKKIKEPNRAKTKKRKQKKFDLYSQLSYYQKVEEEILAHFISNPALREKIVNEVTAKDFNGRTAQLAEYLFQGKIISNSVKLEKIKDSLEAELLSYWSEILVKQDNSLTENHILELASYLNSKSVCNNKEKLCTLLRKKELSLDKLNRILLTFYSLNYHIERRD comes from the coding sequence GTGGATAAATTGGCTAGATATTCAGATGAATTTATAAATGAATTAAAAGAAAATGTTGATATTGTAGATTTAATTTCTGATTACCTAGAATTAAAAAAGACAGGTAATAGGTATAAAGGATTATGTCCTTTTCATAGTGAAAAAACTCCTTCTTTTTTTGTTAATCCAGATAATAATTTTTATCACTGTTTTGGTTGTGGAGCAGGTGGTGATTCTATTAATTTTTTAATGGAAATTGAAAATTTAACTTTTGTTGAAACAATAAAAATGTTAGCAGAGAGAAGTGGGATGGAGTTACCTAATTTAAATGATCAACAAAGAAAGCATTATAAAAAAAGAGAGCGGGTTTTTTCGGCGAATAAATTAACCGCTCAATTTTATAATTATCTTTTAACTGAAACAAATATGGGTAAAAAGGCATTTAATTATTTAAAAAAGCGCGGCTTTTCTAAAAAAGAAATTGAAGATTTCCAACTTGGTTATGCAGCTGATGAATGGCAGCTTTTAATAAATTTTTTGCAAAAAAAGGGTTTTAGTCTTGATTTACTTGAAAAAGCAGGTTTGATTAGTAAAAGTAAAAATAATTCTTATTATGATAAATTTAGAAATAGAGTTATTTTCCCAATTTTTAATAATAGGGGTGAAGTAATAGCTTTTGGTGGTAGAATATTGAAATCTGAAAAAAGTTATGGTCCCAAATATTTAAATTCACCTGAAACTCCAATTTTTAGTAAAAAGAAAAATTTATATGGGCTTCACCTAGCAAAAGAAACTATTAGAGAAAAAAATAGTTGTATTATAATGGAAGGTTATACTGATGTTATTCAGGCTCATAAAAATGGATTTAAAAATTCAATTGCTTCTTTAGGAACTGCTTTTACTAAAGAACAGGCTGAATTAATTAAAAGATATGCAGAAAATGCTTATATAGCATATGATGCTGATACAGCTGGGAATAAAGCAACTCTAAGAGGTCTGGATATCTTAAGTCAAACTGGAATTAATGTGCAAGTAATTCAATTAGAAAAAGGGAGTGATCCCGATCAGTTATTAAAAAATGAGGGTGCTTCTACCTTTAATAATTATATAGAAAATGCTGTAAATTTAATTGATTTTAAAATTGAAATGATAATTCAAAATAAAGATATTTCAGATCCTGGGATCAGAAAAAAAGTACTGCGCTCAATTGTAGAACTTTTAACTGAAGTAGAGGCGGATTTGGAAAGAGAAATTTATTTAGAAAGAGCTGCTGCTAAAACTAATTTTAAAGCAGAAGTTTTAGCCAAAGAAGTAGCAAAAGAATTAGAAAAAAAGAAAATTAAAGAGCCTAATAGAGCTAAAACTAAAAAAAGAAAGCAAAAAAAATTTGACTTATATTCTCAATTATCATATTATCAAAAAGTTGAAGAAGAAATCTTAGCTCATTTTATTAGCAATCCTGCTTTAAGAGAAAAGATAGTTAATGAAGTAACTGCTAAAGATTTTAATGGTAGAACAGCTCAATTAGCTGAATATCTTTTTCAAGGTAAAATTATTAGTAATTCAGTAAAATTAGAAAAAATTAAAGATAGCTTAGAAGCAGAGCTTTTATCTTATTGGTCAGAGATATTAGTTAAACAGGATAATTCTTTAACTGAAAATCATATTTTAGAATTAGCTTCTTATTTGAATTCTAAAAGTGTTTGTAATAACAAAGAGAAATTATGTACTTTATTGCGCAAAAAAGAGTTAAGTTTAGATAAATTGAATCGAATTTTATTGACTTTTTATAGCTTAAATTATCATATTGAAAGGAGGGACTAA
- a CDS encoding deoxyguanosinetriphosphate triphosphohydrolase, giving the protein MFSRVDQVKNEKDNLAAVACLSSESRGRIKREKNCDIRSIFQHDRDRIIHSKAFRRLKHKTQVFIAPEGDHYRTRLTHTLEVSQIARTVARALNLNEDLVEAIALGHDLGHTPFGHAGETALTEITGSEFKHNIQSLRVVDLLEKRNSGSRGLNLSLEVRDGILNHTGPKKPFTLEGQIVRIADRVAYINHDIDDALRAGIIETNDLPKNSISVLGNTHSERIDVMVRDLINSSWKQNEIKRSPKIKTATKELRKYLFQNVYIGSEGKSEEGKAKRLLKLLYQFFMENIEYIPSEYLEFEENKKQAVIDYIAGMTDRYAINLGSKYFIPTPWFENRNN; this is encoded by the coding sequence ATGTTTTCTAGAGTTGATCAAGTAAAAAATGAAAAAGATAACTTGGCAGCTGTAGCCTGTTTGAGCTCTGAAAGCAGAGGCAGAATAAAAAGAGAAAAGAATTGTGATATTCGCAGTATTTTCCAGCATGACCGAGATCGAATTATTCATTCTAAAGCTTTTCGGAGACTCAAACATAAAACACAAGTTTTTATTGCACCTGAAGGTGATCACTATAGAACTCGTTTAACACATACTTTGGAGGTCTCTCAGATTGCTAGGACTGTGGCTAGAGCCCTTAATTTAAATGAAGATTTAGTAGAGGCTATTGCCTTAGGACATGATTTAGGCCATACTCCTTTTGGTCATGCTGGAGAAACTGCTTTAACAGAAATTACTGGTTCGGAATTTAAGCACAATATTCAGAGCTTGAGGGTAGTAGATCTTTTAGAAAAAAGAAATAGTGGGAGTCGAGGCTTAAATTTAAGTCTAGAAGTTAGAGATGGTATTTTAAATCATACTGGTCCTAAAAAACCTTTTACTTTAGAAGGTCAGATTGTAAGAATAGCAGATCGAGTAGCTTATATTAATCATGATATAGATGATGCACTAAGAGCTGGAATTATAGAAACTAATGATTTGCCTAAAAATTCAATTTCAGTTTTAGGCAATACCCATTCAGAAAGAATTGATGTTATGGTTAGAGATTTAATTAATTCTAGCTGGAAGCAAAATGAAATCAAAAGATCTCCTAAAATTAAAACAGCTACTAAAGAATTAAGAAAATATCTTTTCCAAAATGTTTATATTGGTTCTGAAGGCAAAAGTGAAGAGGGAAAGGCTAAAAGATTATTAAAGTTACTTTATCAATTTTTTATGGAAAATATTGAATATATTCCAAGTGAATACTTGGAATTTGAAGAAAATAAAAAACAGGCAGTAATTGATTATATTGCTGGGATGACAGATCGCTATGCAATTAATTTAGGAAGTAAATATTTTATTCCTACACCCTGGTTTGAAAATAGAAATAATTAG
- the glyS gene encoding glycine--tRNA ligase subunit beta, which produces MAKNLIFEVGTEEMPAASMQRFREDYLQTAATIFENNNLEYEEINVYSTPRRLVLAIEALAEKQTDNKEIVRGPAVNIAFDADGNPTRAGEGFAKGQGLEVSDLTKKDGYLYAEKITKGQNTANILAGILTQLIKNVPLPKAMRWGSVKMEFIRPIKWLLALFGSEKIELELAGIKSSNYSIGHRFLSEGHLEIKEADAYFSTLENASVIVKQKQREEKIRKQIEKLDLSASALIKDSLLTEVIDLIEFPTAFKGSFDSSYLKLPAEVLITAMEKHQRYFPVVSQKGELKSEFIGVRDGGSDFIKEVISGNEMVLKGRLDDAQFFFAEDQKYGFLNRTENIKDIVFQKDIGSVYEKVQKLEKITANLADTLAYTAETKKMAKKAAKLAKNDLATEMVNEFSNLQGLMGKEYALLAGEAAETATAIFEHYLPRFAGDKLPETKSGTILAMAEKLFNLSSHFLLNNIPSGSQDPFALRRQATGLVRIILENKLEINIEQLIHSSMKIVAINLEQIDSTAAKLKEFILQRLENLLAEENIRYDIINAVIKVNNHNLFDLYQRAHKLMEFRNEDSKLFVDLVRGLVRVKNISEKAENKLEFDAGLLVENEEKKLYKDLKTRKTKIKELFSSAKYKKGLYLLVELKPAIDQFLDNVMVMVDDQKIKNNRLALLGSITPLVAKVIDIEEIALD; this is translated from the coding sequence ATGGCAAAAAATCTGATTTTTGAAGTTGGAACTGAAGAAATGCCAGCTGCTTCCATGCAGAGGTTTAGAGAAGATTATTTGCAGACAGCAGCTACTATTTTTGAAAATAATAATTTGGAATATGAAGAAATAAATGTTTATTCTACACCCCGTAGATTAGTACTTGCAATTGAAGCTTTGGCTGAAAAACAAACAGATAATAAAGAAATAGTTAGAGGACCAGCTGTAAACATTGCTTTTGATGCTGATGGTAATCCAACTAGAGCAGGAGAAGGTTTTGCTAAAGGGCAAGGTTTAGAAGTTTCTGATTTAACAAAAAAAGATGGATATTTATATGCTGAAAAGATAACTAAAGGTCAAAATACAGCAAATATTTTAGCTGGAATTTTAACTCAATTAATCAAGAATGTGCCCTTACCAAAGGCTATGCGTTGGGGTAGTGTTAAAATGGAATTTATTCGTCCTATTAAATGGTTATTGGCTTTATTTGGTTCAGAAAAAATAGAACTTGAGCTTGCAGGAATTAAAAGTTCAAATTATAGTATTGGTCACCGTTTTTTAAGTGAAGGTCATTTAGAAATAAAAGAAGCCGATGCATATTTTTCTACTTTAGAAAATGCATCTGTGATAGTCAAACAAAAGCAGAGAGAAGAAAAAATAAGAAAGCAAATTGAAAAACTGGATTTAAGTGCTTCAGCTTTGATCAAAGATTCTTTGCTGACTGAAGTAATAGATTTAATTGAATTCCCAACTGCTTTTAAGGGCAGTTTTGATTCTAGTTATTTAAAATTGCCAGCAGAAGTTTTGATTACTGCTATGGAAAAACATCAACGTTATTTTCCAGTAGTTTCTCAAAAAGGAGAATTAAAATCTGAATTTATTGGAGTTCGAGATGGGGGCTCTGATTTTATAAAAGAAGTTATCTCAGGTAATGAAATGGTTTTAAAAGGAAGGTTAGATGATGCTCAATTTTTCTTTGCTGAAGATCAAAAATATGGATTTTTAAATAGAACTGAAAATATAAAAGATATTGTATTCCAAAAAGATATAGGTAGTGTATATGAAAAAGTACAAAAACTAGAAAAAATCACTGCAAATTTGGCTGATACTTTAGCTTACACAGCAGAGACTAAAAAAATGGCTAAAAAAGCAGCTAAATTAGCTAAAAATGATTTAGCAACAGAAATGGTAAATGAGTTTTCTAATTTACAAGGTTTAATGGGTAAGGAATATGCTCTTTTAGCAGGTGAAGCAGCAGAAACCGCTACTGCTATCTTTGAACACTATTTACCACGTTTTGCTGGTGATAAACTTCCAGAAACTAAGAGTGGAACTATTTTGGCAATGGCAGAAAAATTATTCAATTTAAGTAGTCATTTTCTGCTAAATAATATTCCAAGTGGTTCTCAAGATCCTTTTGCTTTAAGAAGACAAGCTACAGGTTTAGTTCGTATTATTTTAGAAAATAAATTAGAAATTAATATAGAACAGTTAATTCATTCTTCAATGAAAATTGTAGCAATAAATTTAGAACAAATTGATTCTACAGCAGCTAAATTAAAAGAATTTATTTTGCAAAGACTTGAAAATTTATTAGCTGAAGAAAATATAAGATATGATATAATAAATGCTGTTATTAAAGTTAATAATCATAATTTATTTGACTTATATCAAAGAGCTCATAAATTAATGGAGTTTAGAAATGAAGACTCTAAATTATTTGTTGATTTAGTGAGAGGATTAGTTCGAGTTAAAAATATAAGTGAAAAAGCCGAAAATAAATTAGAGTTTGATGCAGGATTATTAGTTGAGAACGAAGAAAAGAAGTTATATAAAGATTTAAAAACTAGAAAAACTAAAATAAAAGAATTATTTAGTTCTGCTAAATATAAAAAAGGTCTTTATCTTTTAGTAGAATTAAAACCAGCCATTGATCAATTTTTAGATAATGTAATGGTTATGGTAGATGATCAAAAAATAAAGAATAATAGATTAGCTTTATTAGGAAGTATTACACCACTAGTAGCAAAAGTTATAGATATTGAAGAAATAGCTTTAGATTAA
- the rpoD gene encoding RNA polymerase sigma factor RpoD — MAKRNISPAKISEVKKLVSRGKKEGELTYEDIMDALEDIDLDSEDIEKIYEIFSEMNIEVVNSKLEDSEEDDDEDDQNSGLDLSIPKSASIDDPVRMYLKEIGKVDLLTAEEEVELAKRMEQGEEWAKQQLVQANLRLVVSIAKKYVGRGMLFLDLIQEGNMGLMKAVDKFDYTKGYKFSTYATWWIRQAITRSIADQARTIRVPVHMVETINKLIRVSRQLLQEKGREPKDEEIGAEMDISAEKVREIMKISQDPVSLETPIGEEEDSHLGDFIEDVDSPAPASAASYILLKEQLNDVLDTLTDREKRVLELRFGIEDGRPRTLEEVGKEFGVTRERIRQIEAKALRKLRHPSRSKKIKDYLN, encoded by the coding sequence GTGGCTAAAAGAAATATAAGTCCTGCTAAAATTAGTGAAGTGAAAAAACTTGTAAGTCGTGGTAAAAAAGAGGGAGAACTTACTTATGAAGATATCATGGATGCTTTGGAAGATATTGATTTAGATTCTGAAGATATAGAAAAAATTTATGAAATCTTTAGTGAAATGAATATAGAGGTTGTAAATTCTAAATTAGAAGATTCTGAAGAAGATGATGATGAGGATGATCAAAATAGCGGTCTTGATTTAAGTATTCCTAAAAGCGCTAGTATAGATGACCCTGTTAGAATGTATTTAAAAGAAATTGGTAAAGTAGATCTATTAACTGCTGAAGAAGAGGTAGAACTTGCTAAAAGAATGGAACAAGGAGAAGAGTGGGCTAAACAACAATTAGTACAGGCTAACTTAAGATTAGTAGTTAGTATTGCTAAAAAATATGTTGGTCGCGGAATGCTTTTTCTTGATTTAATTCAAGAAGGCAATATGGGACTAATGAAGGCAGTTGATAAATTTGATTATACAAAAGGATATAAGTTTAGTACTTATGCTACATGGTGGATTAGGCAAGCAATTACTCGTTCTATAGCAGATCAGGCTAGAACTATTAGGGTACCTGTCCATATGGTAGAAACTATCAATAAACTAATCAGAGTTTCACGTCAACTTTTACAAGAAAAAGGAAGAGAGCCTAAAGATGAAGAAATTGGAGCAGAAATGGATATTTCTGCTGAAAAAGTAAGAGAAATTATGAAAATTTCACAAGATCCGGTATCTCTAGAAACTCCAATTGGAGAAGAAGAAGACAGTCATTTGGGTGATTTTATTGAGGATGTCGATTCACCTGCACCTGCTTCAGCTGCATCTTATATCTTGCTTAAAGAGCAATTAAATGATGTTTTAGATACTCTAACTGATAGAGAAAAAAGAGTATTAGAACTTAGATTTGGAATAGAAGATGGAAGGCCTAGAACTTTAGAAGAAGTTGGAAAAGAGTTTGGGGTTACTAGAGAAAGAATTAGGCAAATAGAAGCTAAAGCTTTAAGAAAACTTAGACATCCTAGTCGGAGTAAAAAAATAAAAGATTATTTAAATTAA
- a CDS encoding pyruvate, water dikinase regulatory protein codes for MANNNLDVFIISDCTGKTAKNLMESTAGQFPDYELKMKTFTFVRSIEKIEEILMEAKEVNAIIAYTFVKTKMRNFLNETAEKYNLEYINMMEKPLNIVAKRLGKQPKQQFALKYQLDEAYFDRIEAMEFTLKFDDLNESKGIAEADIVLVGVSRTSKTPLSVHLSYLGYKTANVPLVPEVEVHPAVLENNNNKVVGLTIDPKLLNGIRIERLKKMGLGDDATYAAKERIEEEFEYADSIMKKIGCPIIDVTDKNIEETAIEVLSYFKD; via the coding sequence ATGGCTAATAATAATTTAGATGTTTTTATTATTTCAGATTGTACTGGTAAGACTGCTAAGAATTTGATGGAATCAACTGCTGGTCAGTTCCCAGATTATGAATTAAAAATGAAAACATTTACTTTTGTAAGAAGTATTGAAAAAATTGAAGAAATACTTATGGAAGCAAAAGAAGTGAATGCAATAATTGCCTATACTTTCGTCAAAACTAAGATGAGAAATTTTTTAAATGAAACTGCTGAAAAATATAATTTAGAATATATTAATATGATGGAAAAACCATTAAATATTGTGGCTAAGCGACTTGGCAAGCAGCCAAAACAGCAATTTGCTTTAAAATATCAATTAGATGAAGCTTATTTTGACCGAATTGAAGCAATGGAATTTACTCTTAAATTTGATGATTTAAATGAATCTAAAGGCATTGCTGAAGCTGATATAGTATTAGTTGGGGTTTCTCGAACTTCTAAAACACCACTTTCTGTTCATTTATCTTATTTGGGTTATAAAACTGCCAATGTCCCTTTAGTTCCCGAAGTAGAAGTCCATCCTGCAGTTTTAGAAAATAACAATAATAAAGTCGTTGGGCTGACAATTGATCCTAAACTTTTAAATGGTATTAGAATTGAAAGACTAAAAAAAATGGGTTTAGGTGATGATGCTACTTATGCTGCTAAAGAAAGAATTGAAGAAGAGTTTGAGTATGCTGATTCAATAATGAAAAAAATTGGCTGTCCAATAATTGATGTAACTGATAAAAATATTGAAGAAACAGCAATTGAAGTTTTATCATATTTTAAAGATTAG
- the deoC gene encoding deoxyribose-phosphate aldolase translates to MAIKPRDMAKMIDHTNLNPTATVDDIKKLCAEANEHEFASVCIHPIYVPLAAKLLEDSSVKVCTVVGFPLGASTTEVKSYETRNAIKNGAQEIDMVMNIGAFKSGAYEIFKTDIKSVVDATKKSGVSSDIIVKVILETCFLKEEEIVKACEIIKDAGADFVKTSTGFGDYGARVEDVGIMRKTVGREVGVKASGGIKNFEQALEMLDAGANRIGASSGVTIVTDDEE, encoded by the coding sequence ATGGCGATTAAACCTCGTGATATGGCCAAAATGATTGATCATACAAATTTAAATCCAACTGCAACGGTAGATGATATTAAAAAACTATGTGCGGAAGCAAATGAACATGAATTTGCATCAGTGTGTATTCATCCTATTTATGTCCCTTTAGCAGCTAAGTTATTGGAAGATAGCTCGGTTAAAGTGTGTACAGTAGTAGGTTTTCCTTTAGGGGCAAGTACCACTGAAGTGAAATCTTATGAAACTCGAAATGCAATTAAAAATGGAGCTCAAGAAATTGATATGGTAATGAATATTGGAGCTTTTAAATCAGGCGCTTATGAAATTTTTAAAACTGATATTAAGTCAGTAGTTGATGCAACTAAAAAATCAGGTGTTAGTTCTGATATTATTGTAAAAGTAATTTTAGAGACCTGTTTTTTAAAAGAAGAAGAAATTGTAAAAGCTTGTGAAATCATTAAAGATGCTGGAGCAGATTTTGTTAAAACTTCTACTGGTTTTGGTGATTATGGTGCTCGAGTTGAAGATGTAGGTATTATGCGTAAAACTGTTGGTAGAGAAGTTGGTGTTAAAGCTTCAGGTGGAATTAAAAATTTCGAGCAGGCTCTAGAAATGCTTGATGCAGGAGCTAATAGGATTGGAGCTAGTTCTGGGGTTACAATTGTTACTGATGATGAAGAATAA
- the recO gene encoding DNA repair protein RecO: protein MATFETEALVLKQFDLGEADRLITLYTKEKGKLKAVAKGARKGKKTRSGLVLPFSYHNFTLYQGRSLAKINHIESIAMNSKLRDDLDYMAYASVVSEYIERSGLEAEADQALFSLLAIILEKMAQAKKNELLFNFVIFKAKLLLLLGVKPEIENCTVCGKKVNLKKGAPLSVEEGGTICKNCFNQNEYYKSTVFSLSEMRVLYKIIFAEISQLKKARFSDQTLEKINKITEKFLVYHLELEPKSLSFLYTIRKMNN, encoded by the coding sequence TTGGCTACTTTTGAGACAGAAGCCTTAGTCTTAAAACAATTTGATTTAGGTGAAGCTGACCGTTTAATTACTTTATATACTAAAGAAAAGGGCAAATTAAAAGCAGTAGCTAAAGGTGCTCGCAAAGGCAAGAAAACACGCTCAGGCTTAGTGCTTCCTTTTAGTTACCATAACTTTACTTTGTATCAAGGTAGGTCTTTAGCTAAAATAAATCATATTGAATCAATAGCAATGAACTCTAAATTAAGAGATGATTTAGATTATATGGCTTATGCTAGTGTAGTTTCAGAATATATAGAGAGGTCTGGATTAGAGGCTGAAGCTGATCAGGCTCTTTTTTCTCTACTAGCTATTATCTTAGAAAAGATGGCCCAAGCTAAAAAAAATGAGCTTTTATTTAATTTTGTTATTTTTAAGGCTAAATTACTTTTATTATTAGGAGTTAAACCAGAAATTGAAAATTGTACTGTTTGTGGTAAAAAAGTAAATCTAAAAAAAGGAGCTCCTCTTAGTGTAGAAGAAGGAGGAACAATTTGTAAAAATTGTTTTAATCAGAATGAATATTATAAGTCAACTGTTTTTTCTCTATCTGAGATGAGAGTTTTATATAAAATTATTTTTGCTGAAATTTCCCAATTGAAAAAGGCTCGGTTTTCTGATCAAACTTTAGAGAAGATTAATAAGATAACAGAAAAGTTTTTGGTTTATCACCTTGAACTAGAACCTAAATCTTTATCATTTCTATATACAATCAGGAAAATGAATAATTAA
- a CDS encoding glycine--tRNA ligase subunit alpha: protein MNFQEIIFSLDKFWSEQGCVIEQPYDIEVGAGTMSPSTFLRSLGSEAWNTAYVQPCRRPTDGRYGDNPYRLQRYFQYQVIMKPSPANIQEIYLESLKALGVDPQKHDIRFVEDNWESPTLGAWGLGWEVWLDGMEITQFTYFQQVGGFKADPVTVEITYGLERIAMYLQEVENVYDLNWTNGVKYRDIYHQNEVEQSKYNFEIAEIDHLFDLFDIYEAEAESSLTADLALAAYDYTLKCSHTFNLLDARGAISVTERTRFIKRVRKLAHACAASYLDTGEQE, encoded by the coding sequence ATGAATTTCCAAGAAATTATTTTTTCATTAGACAAATTTTGGAGTGAACAGGGGTGTGTAATTGAGCAGCCTTATGATATTGAGGTTGGAGCAGGTACAATGAGTCCTTCTACATTCTTGCGTTCTTTAGGAAGTGAAGCTTGGAATACTGCTTATGTTCAACCCTGCCGTCGGCCTACAGATGGCCGTTATGGAGATAACCCTTATCGATTACAAAGATATTTTCAATATCAAGTAATTATGAAACCTTCTCCAGCAAATATTCAAGAAATATATTTAGAAAGTTTAAAAGCCTTAGGTGTTGATCCTCAAAAACATGATATTCGTTTTGTAGAAGATAATTGGGAATCACCAACTTTGGGCGCTTGGGGTCTTGGTTGGGAAGTGTGGCTTGATGGAATGGAGATAACTCAATTTACTTATTTTCAACAAGTTGGAGGTTTTAAGGCTGATCCCGTAACAGTAGAAATTACTTATGGGTTAGAAAGAATAGCCATGTATTTACAAGAAGTTGAAAATGTTTATGATTTAAATTGGACTAATGGAGTTAAATATCGTGATATTTACCATCAAAATGAAGTAGAACAGTCTAAGTATAATTTTGAAATAGCTGAAATTGATCATTTGTTTGATCTATTTGATATTTATGAAGCAGAAGCAGAAAGTTCTTTAACTGCAGATCTTGCTTTAGCTGCTTATGATTATACTTTAAAATGTTCTCATACTTTTAATCTTTTAGATGCAAGAGGAGCAATTAGTGTTACAGAAAGAACTAGATTTATTAAGCGAGTTAGAAAACTAGCTCATGCATGTGCAGCTAGTTATTTAGATACAGGAGAGCAGGAGTGA